A region from the Sutcliffiella horikoshii genome encodes:
- the mtnK gene encoding S-methyl-5-thioribose kinase: MTITATTEYEPLTESTAISLAKDLEFFKDGALLHCREIGDGNLNLVFHIRDENNTGIIIKQALPYAKVVGESWPLTLHRATIEGNYLKNAATLVPNLIPKVYYTNEALAITIMEDLSHLEIVRNGFLDGKDFPLLSKHIGEYLAKTLFYTSDFGLNQQEKKNLQQAFANPELCKITEDLVFTDPFYESETNDYEPELLGSVEDIWNDAELKLEVAKLKYTFLTNGEALLHGDLHTGSIFASEIDTKVIDPEFAFFGPIGFDVGQFFANILLQAITRDDSQRASITSHLYQVWEGFTFTFSDLWKTNSVEHFTQTPGYLDFFLKKVFTDAIGFAGCEVIRRTIGLAHVADLDSLKPYERKISVKQQALLLGQTLIKNAANIRNIQDVESLLKNELKGNG, encoded by the coding sequence ATGACCATTACAGCAACTACAGAATACGAGCCGTTAACAGAATCAACCGCTATTTCACTAGCGAAAGATCTTGAATTTTTCAAAGATGGTGCGCTATTGCATTGCCGTGAAATCGGTGATGGAAATTTGAACCTTGTCTTTCACATTAGAGACGAAAATAACACAGGAATTATTATTAAGCAGGCATTGCCTTATGCAAAGGTTGTTGGAGAAAGCTGGCCGTTGACCTTGCACAGAGCAACAATAGAAGGAAATTACTTGAAGAACGCCGCTACTTTGGTACCTAATCTTATTCCGAAAGTTTATTATACAAACGAAGCATTAGCGATAACGATCATGGAAGACCTCTCCCATTTGGAAATCGTTCGAAATGGTTTTCTAGATGGCAAGGACTTTCCGCTTCTGTCAAAGCATATTGGTGAATACTTAGCGAAAACATTGTTTTACACTTCTGATTTTGGATTAAATCAACAAGAGAAGAAAAACCTTCAGCAGGCATTTGCAAATCCAGAGCTTTGTAAGATTACCGAAGATCTAGTGTTTACAGACCCTTTTTATGAAAGTGAGACCAACGATTATGAGCCTGAGCTGCTTGGTTCGGTCGAGGATATTTGGAATGATGCGGAATTAAAGCTTGAAGTGGCAAAACTGAAATACACATTTTTAACCAACGGAGAAGCACTTCTACATGGGGACCTCCATACAGGAAGCATCTTTGCGAGTGAAATCGATACTAAAGTTATTGACCCTGAATTTGCATTTTTCGGACCGATCGGCTTTGATGTTGGACAGTTCTTTGCCAATATCCTCTTGCAAGCAATCACCAGAGACGACAGTCAAAGGGCCAGCATCACTTCCCACCTTTATCAAGTTTGGGAAGGATTCACTTTTACCTTCTCTGACTTATGGAAGACAAACAGTGTGGAACATTTCACGCAAACACCAGGCTACTTGGATTTCTTCCTGAAAAAAGTCTTTACTGATGCAATTGGATTTGCCGGATGTGAGGTTATTCGTCGAACCATTGGTTTGGCGCATGTAGCTGACCTTGATAGCCTCAAACCTTATGAGCGCAAAATTTCAGTAAAACAACAAGCTTTGTTATTAGGGCAAACACTAATTAAAAATGCAGCAAATATCCGTAACATTCAAGATGTAGAATCACTTCTTAAGAATGAACTAAAAGGGAATGGATAA
- the cspD gene encoding cold-shock protein CspD: protein MLQGKVKWFNAEKGFGFIEVEGQDDVFVHFSAIQGEGFKTLEEGQEVSFEIVEGARGPQAANVTK from the coding sequence ATGTTACAAGGTAAAGTAAAATGGTTCAATGCAGAAAAAGGTTTTGGATTCATCGAAGTTGAAGGTCAAGACGACGTATTCGTACACTTCTCCGCAATCCAAGGCGAAGGTTTCAAAACTTTAGAAGAAGGCCAAGAAGTATCTTTCGAAATCGTTGAAGGTGCTCGTGGACCTCAAGCTGCTAACGTTACAAAATAA
- a CDS encoding carbon-nitrogen family hydrolase, whose protein sequence is MKWKIACIQFDVAFGDPEANIEKACELLTVAGKDRPDIIVLPELWSTGYDLGRLDKIADSGGFVTTKFLKSAAKELKTHIVGGSVAKKTNKGIYNTMITVNKDGEVAGEYSKLHLFRLMDEHHFLQPGKTDGMFELDGETCAGFICYDIRFPEWIRAHTTKDAKAIFVVAEWPLARVDHWRTLLIARAIENQCYVIACNRSGADPKNAFAGHSMIIDPWGEIVAEAGEDEEIITAEIDLDKVEEVRKRIPIFEDRRPQYY, encoded by the coding sequence ATGAAATGGAAAATAGCTTGTATTCAATTTGATGTAGCTTTCGGTGATCCCGAGGCAAATATAGAAAAAGCATGTGAACTTTTGACAGTTGCAGGAAAAGATCGACCTGATATCATTGTTCTTCCTGAACTGTGGTCTACAGGATATGATCTCGGGCGCCTTGATAAAATTGCCGATTCTGGCGGTTTTGTCACGACCAAATTCCTTAAATCTGCTGCAAAAGAACTAAAAACACACATTGTGGGCGGTTCGGTCGCGAAAAAAACGAACAAAGGAATTTATAATACGATGATTACGGTTAACAAAGATGGCGAAGTTGCCGGCGAATATAGTAAATTACACCTTTTCCGCTTGATGGACGAGCATCATTTCCTTCAGCCAGGAAAGACGGATGGGATGTTTGAGCTTGACGGAGAAACATGTGCAGGATTCATTTGCTATGATATCCGTTTTCCTGAATGGATCCGCGCGCATACCACTAAAGATGCAAAAGCGATATTCGTTGTTGCAGAGTGGCCTTTGGCAAGGGTTGATCATTGGCGTACCCTTCTTATTGCAAGGGCCATTGAGAACCAGTGCTATGTAATTGCATGTAATCGTTCTGGTGCTGATCCGAAGAATGCTTTTGCAGGGCACTCGATGATTATTGATCCTTGGGGAGAAATTGTGGCTGAAGCCGGGGAAGATGAGGAAATTATTACAGCTGAGATAGATTTGGATAAGGTGGAGGAAGTAAGAAAAAGAATCCCAATCTTTGAAGACCGAAGACCACAATACTATTAA
- a CDS encoding pyridoxal phosphate-dependent aminotransferase, translating to MKHFQQSELLNTLPKQFFASLVEKVGKVVAQGHDVINLGQGNPDQPTPEHIVKSLQEAVEKPNHHKYSPFQGHQFFKEAIATFYKREYEVDINPDSEVAILFGGKAGLVEIPQCLLNEGDTVLVPDPGYPDYWSGVALAKAKMEYMPLREVYHFLPNYEDINPEVLKAAKLMFLNYPNNPTGAVANSAFFKETVALASERDICVVHDFAYGAIGFDGKKPLSFLQTPGAKDVGIEIYTLSKTFNMAGWRVGFAVGNESVIKAINLLQDHMYVSIFGAIQEAAATALLDKQTCVEELVELYEERRNVLIHGLQEIGWEVMAPKGSFFAWLKVPGRYTSEEFADKLLEEAHVVVAPGIGFGSFGEGYVRVGLLTSTERLQEAVQRIRELKIF from the coding sequence GTGAAACACTTTCAACAATCTGAATTATTAAATACACTGCCTAAACAGTTCTTTGCTTCATTGGTTGAAAAGGTGGGGAAGGTTGTCGCACAAGGTCATGATGTGATTAATCTTGGACAAGGAAACCCTGATCAGCCGACTCCTGAACATATTGTAAAGTCGTTACAGGAAGCCGTTGAAAAACCAAATCATCATAAATATTCCCCGTTTCAGGGTCACCAATTTTTTAAAGAAGCGATTGCAACTTTTTATAAACGAGAATACGAAGTGGACATAAATCCCGATTCGGAAGTGGCCATACTCTTTGGCGGCAAGGCGGGACTGGTGGAAATTCCCCAATGTTTATTGAATGAAGGGGATACCGTTCTTGTCCCAGACCCGGGCTATCCGGATTATTGGTCTGGAGTCGCATTGGCTAAAGCTAAAATGGAATACATGCCATTAAGAGAAGTATATCATTTTTTACCAAACTATGAAGATATCAATCCGGAAGTCTTAAAAGCTGCGAAGCTCATGTTCCTCAATTATCCCAATAATCCGACAGGAGCTGTAGCGAATTCTGCTTTTTTCAAGGAAACCGTAGCACTTGCAAGTGAGCGCGATATTTGCGTTGTGCATGACTTTGCTTATGGTGCTATCGGCTTTGATGGAAAAAAACCGCTTAGCTTCTTACAGACCCCCGGTGCGAAAGATGTCGGCATTGAAATCTATACTTTGTCGAAAACTTTTAATATGGCAGGATGGCGAGTAGGGTTTGCAGTAGGGAATGAAAGTGTCATCAAAGCGATCAATCTCTTGCAGGACCATATGTATGTCAGTATTTTTGGCGCGATCCAAGAGGCGGCTGCAACTGCCTTGTTAGATAAACAAACATGTGTAGAAGAGTTGGTAGAGTTGTATGAGGAGAGACGAAACGTCCTTATTCATGGGTTACAGGAAATTGGCTGGGAAGTAATGGCGCCAAAAGGTTCTTTTTTTGCATGGTTAAAAGTTCCGGGAAGATACACATCTGAGGAGTTTGCAGACAAGCTGCTTGAAGAAGCACATGTGGTTGTAGCTCCTGGTATTGGCTTTGGATCATTTGGAGAAGGCTATGTGCGAGTCGGGCTATTAACCAGTACAGAAAGATTGCAAGAAGCAGTTCAACGAATCAGAGAGTTAAAGATTTTCTGA
- the mtnW gene encoding 2,3-diketo-5-methylthiopentyl-1-phosphate enolase, translating into MSEILATYLVHDYKGNLEKKAEGIALGLTIGSWTDLPQLEQEQLKKHKGRVVSVKNLSSSDRVDAYFGKTVTRGIIQIAYPSFNYSNDLPAILTTVFGKLSLDGEIKLIDLEFSNDLKQAYPGPKFGIEGLRSITGVHNRPFVMSIFKGVIGKDLDYLTDQLKGQALGGVDFIKDDEILFENELTPFEKRITEGRRILEEVKEETGHRARYAVNLTGRTLELKDKAKKAVELGADFLLFNVFAYGLDTLQSLAEDKEVSIPIMAHPAVSGAVTPSEFYGISNELLLGKLLRYAGADFSLFPSPYGSVALPKEQALGIRDALTVADNQFKTTLPVPSAGIHPGLVPILYQDFGNDAVINAGGGVHGHELGGAAGAKAFRQAIAAVKAGESLTAYAQKHPELEVALKQWGSVEVTT; encoded by the coding sequence ATGTCAGAAATTCTAGCAACCTATCTGGTTCATGATTATAAAGGGAATCTCGAAAAAAAAGCGGAAGGTATCGCACTCGGACTTACAATCGGGTCATGGACTGATCTCCCACAACTTGAGCAGGAGCAGCTGAAAAAGCATAAAGGCAGAGTGGTAAGCGTCAAAAATCTTTCGTCAAGTGACAGGGTGGATGCTTATTTTGGGAAGACGGTTACACGCGGCATCATCCAAATTGCGTATCCTAGTTTCAATTACAGCAACGACCTTCCAGCCATATTAACCACTGTATTCGGCAAGCTTTCACTGGACGGGGAGATAAAGTTGATTGACCTTGAGTTCAGTAATGACTTAAAGCAAGCATATCCTGGGCCGAAATTTGGAATAGAGGGGCTTCGCTCCATTACTGGCGTTCATAATAGACCATTCGTCATGAGCATTTTCAAAGGGGTGATCGGCAAGGACCTTGATTATCTTACTGATCAGTTGAAGGGGCAGGCACTTGGTGGAGTGGATTTCATCAAGGATGACGAAATTTTGTTTGAAAACGAACTTACCCCTTTTGAAAAAAGGATTACCGAAGGCAGAAGGATCCTGGAGGAAGTGAAGGAAGAGACAGGTCATCGTGCAAGATATGCCGTAAACCTGACAGGCCGTACGTTGGAGCTTAAAGATAAAGCAAAGAAGGCTGTAGAATTGGGTGCTGATTTTCTACTATTTAATGTTTTTGCATATGGACTTGATACCCTTCAAAGTTTGGCGGAAGACAAGGAAGTATCCATTCCGATCATGGCGCATCCGGCGGTTAGTGGAGCAGTTACCCCTTCAGAATTTTATGGGATTTCCAATGAATTGCTGTTAGGGAAACTTTTACGCTATGCAGGAGCTGACTTTTCTTTATTCCCATCTCCTTATGGAAGTGTTGCGTTGCCGAAGGAGCAGGCGCTCGGAATTCGGGATGCCCTAACAGTAGCAGACAATCAGTTTAAAACGACCCTGCCTGTGCCATCAGCTGGCATACACCCTGGACTCGTACCGATCCTTTATCAGGATTTTGGCAACGATGCGGTCATCAACGCAGGAGGAGGTGTTCACGGACATGAGCTTGGTGGGGCAGCGGGAGCAAAAGCTTTTCGTCAGGCAATAGCTGCAGTAAAGGCTGGGGAATCTCTGACAGCTTACGCACAAAAGCATCCAGAGTTAGAAGTTGCCCTGAAGCAGTGGGGAAGTGTGGAGGTTACAACATGA
- a CDS encoding 2-hydroxy-3-keto-5-methylthiopentenyl-1-phosphate phosphatase: MTVNKQMIFCDFDGTITNSDNIIAIMKKFAPEEWDEIKNQVLSQEISIKNGVGKMFALLPSEKKEAITKYILDHAEIREGFKEFVAFTKEEGIPLYIVSGGIDFFVEPLLEGLIEEANIYCNRSDFSGEKINILWPHACDAYCDNDCGCCKPSIIRKLAETNTYKIVIGDSITDLEAAKLADQVIARDFLIKKCEEHSIAFSPFETFYDVMDILKKREVTA, translated from the coding sequence ATGACTGTCAATAAGCAGATGATTTTTTGTGACTTTGATGGAACCATCACCAATAGTGACAATATCATTGCCATCATGAAGAAATTTGCCCCAGAAGAATGGGACGAAATTAAAAACCAGGTACTATCCCAAGAAATCTCCATCAAGAATGGGGTAGGGAAGATGTTTGCACTTCTTCCTTCTGAGAAAAAAGAGGCTATTACGAAATATATATTAGATCACGCTGAGATACGGGAGGGGTTTAAGGAGTTTGTGGCTTTTACAAAAGAAGAGGGAATTCCCCTCTATATTGTCTCCGGCGGTATTGATTTCTTTGTGGAACCACTTTTAGAAGGATTGATAGAAGAAGCAAACATCTATTGCAATCGCTCCGATTTTTCTGGAGAAAAAATAAACATCCTTTGGCCGCATGCATGTGATGCATACTGTGACAACGATTGTGGCTGCTGCAAGCCATCGATTATCAGAAAACTTGCTGAAACAAACACCTATAAAATTGTGATCGGCGATTCCATTACAGATTTAGAAGCGGCAAAGCTAGCTGATCAAGTGATAGCGAGAGACTTTTTGATTAAAAAGTGTGAGGAGCATTCCATTGCCTTTTCCCCATTCGAAACGTTTTATGATGTGATGGATATTTTGAAAAAACGGGAGGTGACAGCATGA
- a CDS encoding methylthioribulose 1-phosphate dehydratase has protein sequence MSQFLKKWTELSEVKEELAFRDWFFGTSGNLSIKVSDTPLQFLVSSSGKDKRKITSEDFLLVDERGKAVENTDLKPSAETLLHLEVYRNTNAGCSLHVHTVDNNVISELYGDHGEIRFKGQEIIKAFGIWEEDAEVSIPIIRNHADIPALADEFSQFIDGDAGAVLIRNHGITVWGKTAFEAKKYLEAWEFLFSYHLKLLSVKNLVQPKISI, from the coding sequence ATGAGTCAATTTTTAAAGAAGTGGACAGAGCTTTCGGAGGTTAAGGAAGAGCTGGCTTTTCGTGATTGGTTCTTTGGTACGAGTGGAAACCTTTCTATTAAAGTATCAGATACCCCACTGCAATTCTTGGTTTCCTCAAGCGGCAAGGATAAAAGGAAAATAACTTCAGAAGATTTCCTGCTTGTGGATGAACGCGGAAAGGCTGTAGAAAACACTGATTTGAAGCCTTCAGCAGAAACATTGCTACACCTGGAAGTTTACCGGAATACGAACGCAGGTTGTTCCTTGCATGTTCATACAGTTGATAACAATGTCATCTCTGAGTTGTATGGAGACCACGGTGAGATTAGATTCAAAGGACAGGAAATCATCAAAGCATTCGGCATATGGGAGGAAGATGCAGAAGTAAGCATCCCAATCATAAGAAACCATGCAGACATTCCAGCATTGGCAGATGAGTTTTCTCAATTTATAGATGGAGATGCTGGCGCTGTCCTCATCAGAAATCATGGTATCACTGTCTGGGGGAAAACCGCCTTTGAAGCGAAAAAATACCTAGAGGCCTGGGAGTTTCTATTTTCCTATCATTTAAAACTATTAAGTGTAAAAAACTTGGTCCAACCAAAAATATCTATTTAA
- a CDS encoding 1,2-dihydroxy-3-keto-5-methylthiopentene dioxygenase has translation MAEIRLHETDERISGKEQVEGFLNDNEVIYENWDITKLPQHLQENFSLTDENKEEILTVFKDEIAAISLKRGYKAQDVISLSDTTPNLEQLLQNFNKEHHHTDDEVRFIVSGHGIFVIQGKDGSFFDVELEPGDLISVPPNVRHFFTLMEDRKVVAVRIFVTTEGWVPIYEKEEVNN, from the coding sequence ATGGCAGAAATCAGATTACACGAAACAGATGAAAGAATAAGTGGGAAAGAACAGGTAGAAGGCTTCCTAAATGATAATGAAGTAATTTACGAAAACTGGGACATTACGAAACTCCCTCAACACTTGCAGGAAAACTTTTCTTTAACAGATGAAAACAAAGAAGAAATCCTAACAGTTTTTAAAGATGAAATTGCTGCGATTTCTTTAAAAAGGGGTTACAAGGCACAAGATGTTATTTCTTTATCTGATACCACTCCAAACTTGGAGCAACTTCTTCAAAACTTCAATAAAGAGCACCACCATACAGATGATGAAGTACGTTTCATTGTCAGCGGCCATGGTATATTCGTTATTCAAGGAAAAGATGGTTCCTTCTTTGATGTAGAATTGGAACCTGGCGATTTAATCTCTGTGCCTCCGAATGTCCGCCACTTTTTCACCTTAATGGAGGATCGTAAAGTAGTCGCAGTTCGAATCTTCGTTACCACAGAAGGTTGGGTACCTATTTACGAAAAAGAAGAAGTAAATAACTAA
- a CDS encoding CoA-disulfide reductase: protein MEHVVIIGGIAGGMSAASKLRRLDETIKISVFEKDEHVSYGACGLPYYISGVTESHKDLLARTVEEFEERDIAVHIHHEVTDVDPSNKRVKVKNLKSGEETYVHYDKLLIATGAKPIVPPFIPKEASNVHTLKTLNDGIEMRKYYQEENIKRVGIIGGGYIGMELVETMVELGKEVFVIELQSQILPNYDEEMAKIISDSLQNRVGMRTSQEVKELKMAQGKVTSIVTDKNSYEVDAVIVNIGIKPNTEFINELGLDMLENGALIVNSHQETSIKSIYAAGDCATSNHLLLNKPVNIALGTTANKHGRVAADNLAGIPTKFDGILGTNVVKILEWTAAMTGITEKQAQEENLDIETVVIETNNHASYYPGAEKIHIKLVYEKESQKLLGAQLVGKDESIAKRLDVFATAITCGLTTSQIAMLDLSYAPPYATVWDAVQVAANAAK from the coding sequence ATGGAGCATGTGGTGATTATTGGTGGCATTGCAGGGGGAATGAGCGCTGCCTCCAAGCTAAGAAGACTAGATGAAACGATAAAAATCAGTGTATTTGAAAAAGATGAGCATGTTTCATATGGAGCATGCGGATTGCCATATTACATATCTGGTGTCACAGAATCTCATAAAGATCTGCTAGCTAGAACGGTAGAAGAATTTGAAGAACGAGATATTGCCGTGCATATCCATCATGAGGTGACAGATGTAGATCCCTCAAATAAAAGGGTGAAGGTGAAAAACCTTAAATCAGGTGAAGAAACATATGTCCACTACGATAAATTATTGATTGCAACAGGAGCCAAACCCATCGTTCCGCCTTTTATCCCGAAAGAGGCAAGCAATGTGCATACATTGAAGACACTGAATGATGGAATAGAAATGCGTAAGTACTATCAGGAGGAAAATATCAAAAGGGTAGGCATCATAGGTGGGGGATATATCGGAATGGAGCTTGTCGAAACCATGGTAGAGCTTGGCAAAGAGGTGTTCGTCATAGAGCTACAAAGTCAGATTCTACCAAATTATGATGAGGAAATGGCCAAGATTATTTCTGATTCCCTGCAAAATAGAGTTGGAATGCGAACAAGCCAAGAAGTAAAAGAACTTAAAATGGCACAGGGAAAAGTGACAAGCATTGTGACAGACAAAAATTCATATGAAGTTGATGCGGTTATTGTAAATATCGGAATAAAACCTAACACGGAATTTATAAATGAGTTAGGCTTAGATATGTTGGAAAACGGCGCGCTCATTGTTAATTCCCATCAAGAAACGAGCATCAAATCCATTTATGCAGCAGGAGATTGTGCAACTAGCAATCACCTTCTCTTAAATAAACCTGTAAACATAGCCCTCGGTACAACAGCCAATAAACATGGGAGGGTGGCTGCTGACAATCTTGCTGGTATTCCAACAAAATTTGATGGCATCCTTGGAACAAATGTAGTGAAGATTCTAGAGTGGACGGCAGCTATGACTGGAATCACCGAGAAACAAGCACAGGAGGAGAACTTAGATATTGAAACAGTGGTTATTGAAACAAATAATCATGCCTCCTATTATCCTGGTGCAGAAAAGATCCATATTAAGCTTGTATATGAAAAAGAATCACAAAAGCTCCTGGGAGCTCAGCTTGTTGGAAAAGATGAATCCATTGCAAAAAGGCTTGATGTTTTTGCGACAGCCATTACTTGCGGCTTGACGACAAGCCAAATTGCTATGCTGGATTTGAGTTATGCTCCTCCGTATGCTACCGTATGGGATGCCGTTCAAGTGGCTGCAAATGCGGCAAAATAA
- the cbpA gene encoding cyclic di-AMP binding protein CbpA: MKVRYNFVPKHDVEFCEPTYTIKQAYEKIKDTGYRCIPILSNDGHTFLGLVYKVHLLDYLYEQKGSPDDSVEVLIQNQDAFIFEEDSFFKAFFTIKRLPFIAVLNEENEFLGILTHANVMDVLADSFGMKTGGYTLTIATIEHKGAIKDLVSMLKDVNIDGMLTLDNGEKYLRRIIVNLPAELPQEKVNKLVKKLGEKEFRVTHVDQIDVQK; this comes from the coding sequence ATGAAGGTGCGTTACAATTTTGTACCAAAGCATGATGTGGAGTTCTGTGAACCGACTTACACGATTAAGCAAGCTTATGAGAAAATAAAGGATACAGGCTACAGGTGCATTCCCATTCTTTCCAACGATGGGCATACATTTTTAGGCTTGGTGTACAAAGTTCACTTATTAGATTATCTATATGAACAAAAAGGAAGTCCCGACGATTCAGTTGAAGTATTGATCCAAAACCAAGATGCTTTTATTTTCGAGGAAGATTCTTTCTTTAAAGCATTTTTTACCATTAAACGACTGCCGTTTATCGCAGTGCTGAATGAAGAGAATGAATTTCTTGGAATATTGACACATGCAAACGTCATGGATGTTCTTGCTGATTCATTTGGAATGAAAACTGGCGGGTATACCCTTACAATCGCTACAATTGAGCACAAAGGAGCGATTAAGGATCTTGTTTCTATGTTAAAGGATGTCAATATCGACGGAATGCTTACACTTGATAATGGTGAAAAATATCTGCGTAGAATAATTGTCAATCTACCAGCAGAATTGCCACAAGAAAAAGTGAATAAGTTAGTGAAAAAACTTGGAGAAAAAGAATTCCGAGTCACACATGTCGATCAAATTGATGTGCAAAAATAA
- a CDS encoding divergent polysaccharide deacetylase family protein, with amino-acid sequence MKVILVVLLSSMFILCFPSVKSSAEVHSSNKVAIVIDDFGNNMKGTEEILHLPVPLTVAVMPFLSTTEQDAEMAHRLGHEVILHLPMEPLKGKRSWLGPGAITSNLTDKEIYKRVNAAIDSVPYAVGINNHMGSKITADKRIMRIILGICKERNLYYLDSKTTKKSVVTELATELGVPFLENELFFDEVYTTNHIVKQTNQLIKKTEVDDEIIAIGHVGLVGEKTAGVLKQYIPKLQEKAEIVTLSNILIDKEILLH; translated from the coding sequence ATGAAAGTAATACTAGTTGTACTGTTGAGTAGCATGTTTATTCTTTGTTTCCCTTCTGTAAAGTCTTCTGCTGAAGTCCATTCTAGCAATAAAGTGGCTATTGTCATTGATGATTTTGGCAATAACATGAAAGGCACCGAGGAAATTCTTCACTTACCCGTACCTTTGACCGTAGCTGTTATGCCTTTTCTTTCGACCACTGAACAAGACGCTGAAATGGCCCATCGCTTAGGCCATGAAGTTATTCTTCATCTTCCCATGGAACCCCTAAAAGGAAAAAGGAGTTGGCTCGGACCAGGTGCCATTACTTCTAATCTAACTGATAAAGAAATCTATAAAAGAGTTAATGCAGCTATCGATTCTGTTCCTTATGCAGTAGGGATTAATAACCATATGGGTTCTAAAATTACTGCCGACAAGCGGATCATGAGAATTATTTTAGGAATCTGCAAAGAGAGAAACTTATATTATTTAGATAGTAAAACAACCAAGAAGAGTGTTGTTACTGAATTAGCTACCGAATTGGGTGTTCCATTTCTTGAGAATGAATTATTCTTTGATGAGGTTTATACAACTAATCATATCGTAAAGCAAACCAATCAACTCATCAAAAAAACCGAAGTGGATGATGAAATCATAGCCATTGGACATGTGGGACTTGTAGGGGAAAAGACTGCAGGGGTGCTAAAACAATATATCCCTAAACTGCAAGAAAAAGCGGAAATTGTCACACTGTCTAACATTCTAATTGATAAAGAAATATTGCTCCACTGA
- a CDS encoding aspartyl-phosphate phosphatase Spo0E family protein encodes MSYEGYVDQLLLLIKEKRDTMIAVANKTGYISEQTVKCSQDLDKLIYKYQEIIFEKK; translated from the coding sequence TTGTCTTATGAAGGGTATGTGGATCAACTGTTATTACTTATTAAAGAGAAAAGAGATACGATGATAGCAGTAGCCAATAAAACAGGTTACATAAGTGAACAAACGGTGAAATGCAGCCAAGATTTAGATAAGTTGATTTATAAATACCAAGAAATAATATTTGAGAAAAAATAA
- a CDS encoding ZIP family metal transporter, with protein sequence MSQVLLGSVLAAMSTGVGALPILFLKNTLTHRWRDTLLAFTAGIMMAAATMSLIPEALSYGGFVPLGIGLLLGVITLTLLERSIPHIDLEHNRKGIAFDQKAMLIVAAITLHNIPEGLSVGVSYASDAADTGNLIAFAIGLQNAPEGFLVALFLMNQRITKWKAFIVATLTGAVEIPMALLGFYLTSVVSSLVPYGLAFAAGAMLYIIYKELIPESHGDGNETTSTYSFIIGLLFMIFLTQIF encoded by the coding sequence ATGTCACAAGTATTATTAGGCAGTGTGTTGGCAGCTATGTCAACAGGTGTAGGTGCTTTACCAATTTTATTTTTGAAAAACACATTGACTCACAGATGGAGAGATACGCTTCTTGCATTTACTGCTGGTATCATGATGGCAGCAGCTACCATGAGTTTAATACCGGAGGCACTTTCATATGGAGGATTTGTTCCTTTAGGAATTGGATTGCTTTTGGGGGTAATTACTTTGACTCTTTTAGAAAGGTCCATTCCCCATATTGATTTGGAACATAATCGAAAAGGGATTGCTTTTGACCAAAAAGCGATGCTTATTGTTGCAGCGATTACCCTACATAATATACCAGAGGGACTTTCTGTCGGCGTAAGCTATGCATCAGATGCAGCAGATACAGGGAACTTAATTGCGTTTGCAATAGGGTTGCAAAATGCACCAGAGGGGTTTTTGGTAGCTTTATTTTTAATGAACCAGAGGATTACTAAATGGAAGGCATTTATCGTAGCCACCTTAACTGGGGCTGTTGAAATACCAATGGCTTTATTGGGATTCTATCTCACTTCGGTGGTCTCATCTCTTGTCCCATATGGGCTCGCTTTTGCAGCAGGAGCGATGCTTTATATCATCTATAAAGAATTGATTCCTGAAAGTCATGGGGATGGGAATGAAACGACCTCCACCTACTCATTCATTATCGGACTTTTATTTATGATCTTTTTAACACAGATTTTCTAA